One Mycolicibacterium pulveris genomic region harbors:
- a CDS encoding MFS transporter, with the protein MSFSAPGTRTKERLPGEVWVLIASNAVIAVGYGVVSPVLPEYARHFGVGIGAATFVITAFAVMRLCFAPAAGQLVQRLGERRVYVSGLLIVATSTGACAFAQTYWQLLLFRSLGGIGSTMFFISALGLMIRMSPPDARGRVAGMFSSAFLVGSVGGPVLGSLTAGFGLSAPFLIYGAALTIAAAVVFISLRHSSLAAPEADTQIKVTFGQAFHNGAYRAALLSNFATGWSAFGLRIALVPLFVVEVLDRGVGTAGLALATFAIGNVLAVIPSGHLSDRVGRRILLIIGLTAAGAATIAVGFSDDLTVFLITALLAGAATGMFTSPQQAAVADVIGNKARGGTALAAFQMMADLGSIVGSLLVGLIAQHLSFQWSFVISGAILVAAAIGWLSAPETRLPSAEHTPARPLGPEAAGELP; encoded by the coding sequence GTGAGCTTTTCTGCGCCGGGCACGCGCACCAAGGAGCGGCTGCCCGGCGAAGTCTGGGTGCTGATCGCCTCGAACGCCGTCATCGCGGTGGGCTACGGGGTGGTGTCGCCGGTGCTGCCCGAATACGCCCGCCATTTCGGCGTCGGCATCGGCGCGGCGACGTTCGTCATCACGGCCTTCGCGGTGATGCGGCTGTGCTTCGCTCCTGCGGCAGGTCAGCTGGTGCAGAGACTGGGGGAGCGCCGGGTCTATGTCAGCGGGTTGCTGATCGTGGCGACGTCGACCGGGGCATGCGCTTTCGCCCAGACGTACTGGCAGCTGCTGTTGTTCCGCTCGCTCGGCGGGATCGGCTCGACGATGTTCTTCATCTCCGCGCTGGGGCTGATGATCCGGATGAGCCCACCCGACGCCCGCGGACGGGTGGCCGGCATGTTCTCCTCGGCGTTTCTGGTCGGCTCGGTGGGTGGTCCCGTGCTGGGCAGCCTGACCGCCGGGTTCGGGTTGTCCGCCCCGTTCCTGATCTACGGCGCGGCGCTGACGATCGCGGCGGCGGTGGTGTTCATCAGCCTGCGACACTCGTCGCTGGCCGCGCCCGAGGCGGACACCCAGATCAAGGTGACGTTCGGCCAGGCGTTCCACAACGGGGCATACCGCGCCGCGTTGCTGTCGAACTTCGCCACCGGATGGTCGGCGTTCGGGCTGCGCATCGCGCTGGTGCCGCTATTCGTCGTCGAGGTGCTCGACCGCGGCGTCGGCACGGCGGGGCTGGCGCTGGCGACGTTCGCGATCGGCAACGTGCTCGCCGTCATCCCCAGCGGGCATCTGTCGGACCGCGTCGGGCGTCGGATCCTGCTCATCATCGGGCTGACGGCGGCGGGGGCGGCGACGATCGCGGTCGGCTTCAGCGACGACTTGACGGTGTTTCTGATCACGGCGCTCCTGGCCGGTGCGGCGACCGGGATGTTCACCTCGCCGCAGCAGGCCGCCGTGGCCGACGTGATCGGCAACAAGGCGCGCGGCGGCACCGCGCTGGCGGCGTTTCAGATGATGGCCGACCTCGGTTCGATCGTGGGTTCGCTGCTGGTGGGCCTGATCGCGCAGCACCTGTCGTTTCAGTGGTCGTTCGTGATCAGCGGGGCGATCCTGGTGGCCGCGGCGATCGGGTGGCTGTCCGCACCCGAAACCCGGCTGCCCTCGGCGGAACACACACCGGCGCGTCCGCTGGGACCCGAAGCCGCCGGGGAGCTGCCGTGA
- a CDS encoding NAD(P)H-dependent flavin oxidoreductase encodes MANRIQTLLGVDYPVVQAPMTYIARAELAAAVSDAGGLGMIETLTPEGRADLVRVRDLTDKPVAANLMIQGWKTDPAIVDTLAAAGVRHVFTSAGDPGLFTARLHDAGMTVVHVVGSLKGALKAVDAGVDALVVEGVEGGGFKSMLGASTVVLLPLIADHVELPIIAAGGMCDARSAAAALVLGAEGVQMGTRMLASVESRVHTNFKNAIVEANDSGTVLLAVPGNPTMRVLRTGLAARVSTGAPDAELLGKVTQLYFDGDMEASVANTGQVSSRIGELLPVSEIVQRTWKEIETALAAARSRTGM; translated from the coding sequence GTGGCCAACCGCATCCAGACCCTGCTCGGGGTCGACTATCCCGTCGTTCAGGCGCCGATGACCTACATCGCCCGCGCCGAACTTGCCGCCGCCGTCTCCGACGCCGGCGGGCTCGGCATGATCGAAACACTCACCCCCGAGGGTCGCGCAGACCTGGTGCGCGTGCGTGACCTCACCGACAAACCGGTCGCGGCGAACCTGATGATCCAAGGCTGGAAAACCGATCCGGCCATCGTCGACACGCTGGCCGCGGCCGGAGTGCGGCACGTCTTCACCTCCGCGGGTGATCCGGGTTTGTTCACCGCGCGGCTGCACGACGCCGGTATGACGGTCGTGCACGTGGTGGGGTCGCTGAAAGGTGCGCTGAAGGCCGTCGACGCCGGCGTGGACGCATTGGTGGTCGAGGGTGTGGAGGGCGGCGGGTTCAAGTCGATGCTGGGCGCGTCGACGGTGGTGCTGCTGCCGCTGATCGCCGACCATGTCGAGTTGCCGATCATCGCGGCGGGCGGCATGTGTGACGCCCGGTCCGCCGCGGCCGCTTTGGTATTGGGCGCCGAGGGGGTTCAGATGGGCACGCGAATGCTGGCCAGCGTCGAGTCGCGGGTGCACACCAACTTCAAGAACGCGATCGTCGAGGCCAACGACTCGGGCACCGTGCTTCTCGCCGTTCCGGGAAATCCGACGATGCGGGTCCTTCGCACGGGTTTGGCCGCGCGGGTGTCCACCGGCGCTCCCGATGCCGAACTCCTCGGCAAGGTCACACAGCTTTACTTCGACGGCGACATGGAAGCCAGCGTCGCCAACACCGGGCAGGTGTCGTCGCGCATAGGCGAACTTCTCCCGGTTTCCGAGATCGTGCAGCGGACATGGAAGGAGATCGAAACCGCCTTGGCTGCGGCACGATCCCGGACGGGCATGTGA
- a CDS encoding NAD(P)/FAD-dependent oxidoreductase, with translation MPRTQRVVVLGAGFAGLWAALGAARRLDELEVPQGAVDVTVISAQPFHDIRVRNYEADLSPCRLPLQKLLEPAGVGHITAKVTGIDASAATVRLADGTTLDYDRLVVALGSAVAKPDLPGLAQCGYDVDTYDGATKLHTHIRDLARRGPDPAAATAVVVGAGLTGIEVASELPSMLSEAFGPDVTPRVIVVDRNPHVGSDMGESARPVIEDALARNNIETVTGVGVSAVDRHGVTLSTGEVVPAGTVVWCAGMRASPLAAQLGVPCDRLGRVPVDDYLRVEGVAGVFAAGDVAAARMDDEHLSVMSCQHGRPMGRYAGYNVIGDLLGAPLLPLRIPWYVTVLDLGPAGAVYTEGWDRRVVSTGADAKATKMTINRRRIYPPLTGDRVALLAAAAAQLQSAPAYGH, from the coding sequence GTGCCGCGCACGCAACGGGTCGTCGTTCTGGGAGCCGGGTTCGCCGGCCTGTGGGCGGCCTTGGGAGCCGCGCGGCGGCTCGATGAACTCGAGGTGCCCCAGGGTGCCGTCGACGTCACCGTCATCAGCGCCCAACCGTTCCACGACATCCGGGTACGCAACTATGAAGCCGATCTGAGCCCCTGCCGGCTCCCGCTGCAGAAGCTGCTCGAACCCGCCGGCGTCGGCCACATCACGGCGAAGGTGACCGGAATCGACGCGTCGGCTGCGACGGTGCGCCTCGCAGACGGGACGACGCTTGATTACGACCGGCTCGTGGTCGCGCTGGGCAGTGCGGTGGCCAAACCGGACCTGCCGGGCCTGGCCCAATGCGGCTACGACGTCGACACCTACGACGGCGCGACGAAACTTCACACCCACATCCGGGACCTGGCCCGGCGCGGTCCTGATCCGGCAGCGGCGACGGCGGTGGTCGTCGGTGCCGGCCTCACCGGCATCGAGGTCGCCAGCGAGTTGCCGTCGATGCTGTCCGAGGCGTTCGGTCCGGACGTCACACCGCGGGTCATCGTCGTCGACCGCAACCCCCATGTCGGCTCGGACATGGGCGAATCGGCTCGTCCGGTCATCGAGGATGCCTTGGCGCGCAACAACATCGAGACCGTCACCGGCGTCGGCGTCAGCGCCGTCGACAGGCACGGTGTGACGCTGTCGACGGGCGAAGTCGTGCCGGCGGGCACCGTGGTGTGGTGCGCCGGGATGCGCGCGAGCCCGCTGGCCGCACAACTCGGAGTGCCCTGCGACAGGTTGGGCCGGGTACCTGTTGACGACTATCTCCGCGTCGAGGGCGTCGCGGGGGTGTTCGCCGCCGGTGACGTGGCGGCGGCCCGGATGGACGACGAACACCTGTCGGTGATGTCGTGTCAGCACGGCCGTCCGATGGGCCGCTACGCGGGTTACAACGTGATCGGCGACCTGCTGGGCGCTCCCCTCCTGCCGCTGCGAATCCCTTGGTACGTCACGGTTCTCGACCTCGGCCCCGCCGGGGCGGTCTATACCGAGGGCTGGGACCGCCGAGTGGTCAGCACCGGCGCGGACGCCAAGGCGACCAAGATGACGATCAATCGCCGGCGCATCTATCCCCCGCTCACCGGAGATCGTGTGGCCCTGCTTGCGGCGGCGGCCGCGCAGCTGCAGTCCGCGCCCGCATACGGGCACTAG
- a CDS encoding glycoside hydrolase family 6 protein, whose translation MCFARWTVPFLTVAAVAGMGVLANPVPTDPTPQVRLAAEGNPLAGMPFYVNPRSKARVAADGVDPPSPELNAIADTPTAYWMDHLSTPAVDAKYIADAQAAGTMPVLALYGIPNRDCGSFAAGGFGSAGAYRGWIDGVAAAIGSGPAAVILEPDALAMADCLSPDQRQERFELIRYAVDTLTRNPGTAVYVDAGHPRWVGVEDMAGRLNEAGVAKARGFSLNTANFFTTEESIGYGDAISGLTNGAHYVIDTSRNGAGPTDEELYWCNPKGRALGVRPTTQTASPNVDAYLWVKRPGESDGACRSGNPPAGRFVNDYAIELARNAGW comes from the coding sequence ATGTGCTTCGCTCGCTGGACCGTTCCTTTCCTCACTGTCGCCGCGGTCGCCGGCATGGGTGTGCTCGCGAATCCGGTGCCGACCGATCCCACCCCGCAGGTGCGCCTGGCCGCCGAGGGGAATCCGTTGGCCGGCATGCCGTTCTATGTCAACCCGCGGTCGAAGGCCCGGGTCGCCGCCGACGGCGTCGATCCGCCCAGCCCCGAGCTGAACGCCATCGCCGACACACCGACCGCGTATTGGATGGATCACCTGTCCACTCCCGCGGTGGATGCGAAGTACATCGCCGACGCGCAAGCGGCGGGCACCATGCCGGTCCTGGCGCTGTACGGAATCCCCAACCGCGACTGCGGCAGCTTCGCCGCCGGCGGGTTCGGGTCCGCCGGCGCGTATCGGGGCTGGATCGACGGCGTCGCGGCAGCCATCGGGTCGGGTCCGGCCGCGGTCATCCTCGAACCCGATGCGCTCGCCATGGCCGACTGTCTGTCGCCGGACCAGCGCCAGGAACGTTTCGAGCTGATCCGCTACGCGGTCGACACGCTGACCCGCAACCCGGGCACCGCCGTGTACGTCGACGCCGGGCATCCGCGCTGGGTGGGCGTGGAGGACATGGCCGGCCGGCTCAACGAGGCAGGGGTGGCCAAGGCGCGCGGCTTCAGCCTCAACACCGCAAACTTCTTCACCACCGAGGAGTCGATCGGCTACGGCGATGCGATCTCGGGGCTCACCAACGGCGCCCACTACGTCATCGACACGTCGCGCAACGGCGCAGGCCCGACCGACGAGGAGTTGTACTGGTGCAATCCAAAGGGCCGGGCGCTCGGGGTGCGGCCGACGACGCAGACCGCGAGCCCGAATGTCGACGCCTACCTATGGGTCAAGCGTCCCGGTGAATCCGACGGGGCGTGCAGGAGCGGCAACCCGCCCGCGGGTCGATTCGTGAACGATTACGCGATCGAGCTCGCCCGCAACGCGGGCTGGTAG
- a CDS encoding Rieske 2Fe-2S domain-containing protein produces the protein MAKPPLSMKPTGWFQVAWSAEIQPGEVRRMKYFDREMIGWRTSSGEAVVMDAYCEHLGAHLGYGGHVEGDVIQCPFHGWQWNTEGRNVCIPYESRPNRGRRIRTYPVVERNESIYIWHDIEGRAPYFDAPDVFAGFADGSSAEDYYPQMRLFREALELHPQYVLENGVDFAHFKYVHKTPIVPVFTRHDFDQPVSFVDFTITFDGDENQSIDDVKSGVEAINGGLGIAVTKSWGMVDNRTISAVTPVDERTSDVRFMVYIGRPKNAVKDPERAAAKARQFGEEVIRQFTQDIHIWSHQRYSDPPALAGSEYEGFTAIRKWATQFYPDGLGGSAAELRSTSL, from the coding sequence ATGGCCAAGCCGCCGTTGTCGATGAAACCGACCGGCTGGTTTCAGGTCGCCTGGTCGGCCGAGATCCAGCCGGGCGAGGTCCGGCGGATGAAGTACTTCGACCGCGAGATGATCGGCTGGCGCACCTCTTCCGGTGAAGCCGTGGTGATGGACGCCTACTGCGAGCACCTGGGCGCCCACCTAGGCTACGGGGGGCATGTGGAGGGCGACGTCATCCAGTGCCCGTTTCACGGTTGGCAGTGGAACACCGAGGGGCGCAACGTCTGCATCCCGTACGAAAGCCGGCCCAACCGGGGCAGGCGCATCCGCACCTACCCCGTCGTCGAACGCAACGAGTCGATCTACATCTGGCACGACATCGAAGGCCGCGCACCGTACTTTGACGCGCCCGACGTCTTCGCCGGCTTCGCCGACGGCAGCAGTGCCGAGGATTACTACCCTCAGATGAGGCTGTTCCGGGAAGCGCTGGAACTGCATCCGCAGTACGTCCTGGAAAACGGTGTCGACTTCGCGCATTTCAAGTACGTGCACAAGACGCCGATCGTGCCGGTTTTCACCCGCCACGATTTCGACCAGCCGGTGTCGTTCGTCGACTTCACCATCACGTTCGACGGCGACGAGAACCAGTCGATCGACGACGTCAAGAGCGGGGTCGAGGCGATCAACGGCGGGCTGGGCATCGCGGTCACCAAGAGTTGGGGCATGGTGGACAACCGGACCATCTCGGCGGTCACCCCGGTCGACGAGCGCACCTCCGATGTGCGTTTCATGGTCTACATCGGCCGCCCGAAGAACGCCGTCAAAGACCCGGAGCGCGCGGCGGCCAAGGCCCGGCAGTTCGGTGAGGAAGTCATCCGGCAGTTCACCCAGGACATTCACATCTGGTCACACCAGCGGTATTCCGATCCGCCCGCCCTGGCCGGTTCCGAGTACGAGGGGTTCACCGCGATTCGCAAGTGGGCCACCCAGTTCTATCCCGATGGGCTCGGCGGCTCGGCTGCCGAGCTTCGATCCACGTCACTCTGA
- a CDS encoding HNH endonuclease signature motif containing protein, with protein MYVRGMSGSGLQAAIAELRGAYEQVAACDLELLTRPDLLAALDEIETLSCQLPTMSQRLLARLQTETTPGEMGACSWKEVLRVRYRISTSEANRRLAQAELLAPRQAVTGPALAPVLPATAAAQAHGLINAEHLEVIRKSMAKLPGWVDAITRDQFEVDLVRTAVNVGPKELTDTAELRLFLLDQDGPEPTDVERARKRGVKKSPQGPDGMVQLRAMLTPEAWAVWEAIFAKYAAPGMCNPDDPQPCTSGTPTQAQIDNDHRSLAQRQHDALIAVGRIALMSGELGQLNGLPVSVIIRTTLQDLESRAGIGTTGGGTVMPITDVIRLAGHANHYLAVFDNATGSALDLFRARRTASPAQRIMLIARDGGCTKPGCTVGAYGCQAHHVHADWAAGGNTNVDELGLACGPHNRSVNDDGGWSTRMNTHGEVEWLPPPNLDTGQARINYYHRPERLLRPDNRPDDQPAGGDQVAGDEPRAATSTDPADEPGGPAPPGDQAA; from the coding sequence ATGTATGTTCGAGGTATGTCGGGGAGCGGGTTGCAGGCGGCGATTGCCGAGCTGCGTGGCGCCTATGAACAGGTGGCCGCCTGCGATCTGGAGTTGTTGACCCGCCCGGATCTGCTGGCCGCTCTCGATGAGATCGAGACGTTGTCGTGTCAGCTGCCCACGATGAGCCAGCGGTTGTTGGCGCGTCTGCAGACCGAGACCACGCCGGGCGAGATGGGCGCGTGCTCGTGGAAAGAAGTGCTGCGGGTGCGCTACCGGATCTCCACCAGCGAGGCCAACCGGCGGTTGGCCCAAGCCGAACTGTTGGCGCCGCGCCAGGCGGTGACCGGCCCGGCGCTGGCGCCGGTGTTGCCCGCCACCGCCGCCGCGCAAGCCCACGGGTTGATCAACGCCGAACACCTCGAGGTCATCCGTAAATCGATGGCCAAGCTACCGGGCTGGGTGGATGCGATTACCCGTGATCAGTTCGAGGTCGACCTGGTGCGCACCGCGGTCAACGTCGGACCCAAAGAACTCACCGACACCGCGGAGCTGAGGCTGTTTCTGCTGGATCAAGACGGCCCCGAGCCCACCGACGTCGAGCGGGCCCGCAAACGCGGGGTTAAGAAGTCTCCACAAGGCCCTGACGGGATGGTGCAACTGCGCGCGATGCTCACGCCGGAGGCATGGGCGGTGTGGGAGGCGATCTTCGCCAAATACGCCGCACCGGGCATGTGCAACCCCGACGATCCCCAACCCTGCACCTCAGGCACACCCACCCAAGCCCAGATCGACAACGACCACCGCAGCCTGGCCCAACGCCAACACGACGCGCTGATCGCCGTCGGACGCATCGCGTTGATGAGCGGTGAACTCGGCCAACTCAACGGGCTACCGGTCTCGGTCATCATCCGCACCACCCTGCAGGACTTAGAGTCTCGCGCCGGGATCGGCACCACCGGCGGCGGCACCGTCATGCCGATCACCGACGTGATCCGCCTGGCCGGCCACGCCAACCACTACCTGGCCGTGTTCGACAACGCCACCGGATCCGCGCTGGATTTGTTCCGCGCCAGACGCACCGCCTCACCCGCACAGCGGATCATGCTGATCGCCCGCGACGGCGGCTGCACCAAACCCGGCTGCACCGTCGGCGCCTACGGCTGCCAAGCACACCACGTGCACGCCGACTGGGCAGCCGGCGGCAACACCAACGTCGACGAACTCGGACTGGCCTGCGGACCCCACAACCGCAGCGTCAACGACGACGGCGGCTGGAGCACCCGCATGAACACCCACGGCGAAGTCGAATGGCTCCCACCACCAAACCTCGACACCGGTCAAGCCCGCATCAACTACTACCACCGCCCCGAACGCCTGCTACGACCCGACAACCGACCCGACGACCAACCGGCCGGCGGCGACCAGGTCGCCGGAGACGAACCGCGCGCCGCGACATCAACCGACCCAGCCGACGAACCCGGCGGGCCCGCACCCCCAGGAGACCAAGCGGCCTAA
- a CDS encoding YdeI/OmpD-associated family protein, translated as MGSQRVPGGVVHKLPADLRAALVANDTALAAWQDITPLARNEFICWVEDAKQAATRERRIRRTQEELEEGMRRPCCWPGCKHRERNGKP; from the coding sequence GTGGGAAGTCAGCGAGTACCCGGCGGGGTGGTCCACAAGTTGCCCGCGGATCTGCGGGCGGCGTTGGTCGCCAACGACACGGCGCTCGCCGCGTGGCAGGACATCACGCCGCTGGCGCGCAACGAGTTCATCTGCTGGGTCGAAGACGCCAAACAAGCGGCCACTCGCGAGCGGCGCATCCGCCGCACTCAGGAGGAACTGGAAGAGGGCATGCGTCGGCCGTGCTGCTGGCCGGGTTGTAAACACCGGGAGCGCAACGGCAAGCCCTAG
- a CDS encoding acyltransferase family protein, with protein sequence MILHQLNSTETRRNRQDRADGRAGFRPDIEGLRAVAVLAVVLFHAAVPGLRGGYVGVDVFFVISGFLITRLLWREADATGTVRLRNFYAARARRLLPAATLVGAVIMIASVALLPPLRAREVVIDGIASALYVSNYTFLLQGVDYFGAEQSQSPFLHYWSLGVEEQFYFVWAPLILCTVWVIRRVRRRNRNEAASSRRPYVLALSLVAVASFALSMVVTHLMPPAAFFALPTRAWQLALGGLVALTAGQWGRLPSLAAAVTGSTGLGMIVLACALLSQSTPYPGTAAILPTMGAVFVIGAGCAAPTAGCGRLLGTRPLRAVGRISYSWYLWHWPVLVLVPVIVGHDLGLAARLVAAVFSAGLAVATFRFVENPLRFSPKIRESAWRSLGLGAGVTAVAGCVGAALLVGMPTPVGRGSPAQPLAFTLAPVPVGESADAHDNAVRQAFSLVNDAVAASAHLEAVPSNLQPALAETTAERQAMRLDGCLLAPFETGQPECVTGDPTSTMTVALVGDSFAAMWNPAFEQIAVEQHWRLQTLTRSLCPLMHVRITNPYLRREDTNCEQWRSQIFDKLRTERPRLIVLSMSRGYDATTGVTPYDPAWLDALTRVVAQLRSTGAQVLVLGPIPDPRTHVPICLSDHLDDATACAPSRSSAVNEPGVAAEAAATELGGGHYVDLTDLFCTDHHCPVIVGNTLVYVDQGHLTPQHSRALAPVIGQLVARALAQN encoded by the coding sequence ATGATCTTGCACCAATTAAACAGCACCGAGACAAGGCGAAATCGGCAAGACCGTGCCGACGGTCGGGCCGGCTTCCGGCCCGATATTGAGGGTTTGCGTGCCGTCGCTGTTCTGGCGGTAGTCCTGTTCCATGCAGCGGTGCCCGGGCTGAGGGGTGGGTACGTCGGCGTCGACGTCTTCTTTGTCATCTCGGGGTTTTTGATCACGAGATTGCTTTGGCGCGAAGCGGACGCCACCGGAACCGTGCGGTTGCGAAATTTCTACGCCGCCCGGGCGCGCCGGTTGTTGCCGGCGGCGACCTTGGTGGGTGCCGTCATAATGATCGCTTCGGTTGCTCTGCTTCCACCGCTTCGGGCCCGCGAGGTGGTCATCGACGGCATCGCCAGCGCGCTGTACGTCAGCAATTACACGTTCTTGCTGCAGGGGGTCGACTACTTCGGTGCTGAGCAGTCGCAGTCGCCGTTCTTGCACTATTGGTCGCTGGGTGTTGAGGAGCAGTTCTACTTCGTTTGGGCGCCGTTGATTCTTTGCACCGTATGGGTGATCCGGCGCGTCCGTCGGCGAAACAGAAACGAGGCCGCCTCGAGTCGCCGCCCGTACGTGCTGGCGCTTTCCCTCGTCGCGGTCGCGTCGTTCGCGTTGTCAATGGTGGTGACCCATTTGATGCCGCCTGCAGCCTTCTTCGCGCTGCCAACGCGTGCCTGGCAGCTGGCGCTCGGCGGGCTGGTGGCACTGACCGCCGGACAATGGGGGCGGCTTCCTTCCCTGGCCGCCGCGGTTACCGGCTCAACCGGTCTCGGCATGATCGTGCTGGCCTGTGCGCTCTTGAGCCAATCGACGCCCTATCCGGGAACTGCCGCAATCTTGCCCACGATGGGGGCCGTTTTCGTCATCGGCGCCGGCTGCGCCGCACCGACTGCCGGCTGCGGGCGCCTTCTGGGAACAAGGCCACTGCGTGCCGTCGGGCGCATTTCCTACTCGTGGTACCTGTGGCACTGGCCCGTGCTGGTCCTCGTGCCCGTGATAGTTGGTCACGACTTGGGCCTGGCCGCCAGGCTGGTCGCCGCTGTGTTCTCTGCGGGATTAGCGGTGGCGACCTTCCGTTTTGTCGAGAACCCGTTGCGGTTTTCGCCGAAAATCCGCGAATCCGCTTGGCGCAGTCTCGGTCTGGGTGCAGGCGTCACCGCGGTTGCGGGCTGTGTGGGCGCAGCACTGCTGGTTGGCATGCCCACGCCGGTTGGACGTGGTTCGCCGGCCCAGCCGTTGGCGTTCACCCTCGCACCCGTTCCCGTCGGCGAGAGCGCCGATGCCCACGACAACGCGGTGCGGCAAGCCTTCTCCCTAGTGAACGACGCGGTTGCGGCCTCGGCGCACCTCGAGGCCGTTCCCTCCAACTTGCAGCCCGCGCTCGCCGAGACCACGGCCGAACGTCAGGCCATGCGACTCGACGGTTGCCTGCTTGCGCCCTTCGAGACCGGCCAGCCGGAATGTGTGACGGGTGATCCGACGTCGACCATGACGGTGGCCCTGGTCGGCGACTCGTTCGCCGCGATGTGGAATCCTGCGTTCGAGCAGATCGCCGTTGAGCAGCATTGGCGGCTGCAGACTCTGACCAGGTCGCTTTGTCCGTTGATGCATGTCCGCATCACCAACCCATACCTGCGTCGTGAAGACACCAACTGCGAGCAGTGGCGCAGTCAGATCTTCGACAAGTTGCGCACCGAGCGCCCGCGGTTGATCGTGCTGAGTATGTCGCGGGGATACGACGCGACCACCGGTGTGACTCCATACGATCCGGCGTGGCTTGATGCGCTGACTCGGGTGGTGGCACAACTGCGCAGCACCGGTGCGCAGGTGTTGGTGCTCGGGCCAATCCCCGACCCGCGCACGCATGTCCCGATCTGCCTGTCTGACCATCTCGACGACGCGACGGCCTGCGCGCCGTCGCGGTCGTCCGCGGTGAACGAGCCCGGTGTCGCTGCCGAAGCAGCCGCCACCGAACTCGGCGGCGGACATTACGTCGATCTCACCGACCTGTTCTGCACCGACCATCACTGCCCTGTGATCGTCGGTAACACCCTGGTCTATGTCGACCAAGGGCATCTCACTCCGCAACATTCTCGAGCGCTGGCGCCCGTCATCGGTCAGCTCGTCGCCCGTGCGCTCGCGCAAAACTAG
- the rnhA gene encoding ribonuclease HI, whose translation MVEPIEDLVVIHTDGGCRPNPGPGGWGAVLRHRQHVREMYGGESGQTSNNRMELLAPIMALEALTRPVMVHLHTDSTYVRNGITKWVLGWQRNGWMTAAKQPVKNVDLWQRLQAACARHQVEWFWVKGHAGIADNELADALATRGLQEALALRQPTIGALSR comes from the coding sequence ATGGTCGAGCCCATTGAGGACCTGGTGGTGATCCACACCGACGGCGGCTGCCGGCCGAACCCGGGGCCCGGGGGCTGGGGGGCGGTGCTGCGACACCGCCAGCACGTCCGCGAGATGTACGGCGGTGAATCCGGGCAGACCAGCAACAACCGCATGGAGCTGCTGGCGCCGATCATGGCGTTGGAGGCACTCACCAGACCGGTGATGGTGCATCTTCACACCGACAGCACCTATGTCCGAAACGGGATCACGAAGTGGGTGCTCGGCTGGCAGCGCAACGGCTGGATGACGGCGGCCAAGCAGCCGGTGAAGAACGTCGACCTCTGGCAGCGGCTGCAAGCGGCGTGCGCGCGCCACCAAGTCGAATGGTTCTGGGTCAAGGGGCACGCGGGGATCGCCGACAACGAGTTGGCCGACGCGCTGGCGACCCGCGGGTTGCAGGAAGCGCTAGCGCTGCGGCAGCCGACGATTGGCGCTTTGTCGCGCTGA